A stretch of Spodoptera frugiperda isolate SF20-4 chromosome 6, AGI-APGP_CSIRO_Sfru_2.0, whole genome shotgun sequence DNA encodes these proteins:
- the LOC118267829 gene encoding mitochondrial import inner membrane translocase subunit TIM44, with protein sequence MHACRQLYSPARWKCAIPIINLKQTLYFNRPDQYTVRECRHYSARKGFFSSIIENIKDEMAKNKEMKDNIKKFREEAQKLENSEALMAARKKFHAVESEASKSSEVLKETLEGIKGKMEHVIEEASKTEIARKAGQIKEDLSKTAKGAAESIADTGSKLGQTSAFRTISHATAVVKEEISPRGLEGRVYMAPIALRKRIEVASDERTFAPDTETVGVELHKDSKFYQQWESFKNNNQYFNKVLDWKIKYEESDNPVVKASRFVTEKVSSLFGNIFEKTELSMTLTEICKIDPNFTSQKFLEDCANDIIPNILEAMVRGDLEILKDWCYEGVFNILATPIKQCKQLGYHLDSKILDIEQIELVMGKMMDQGPVLVITFQSQQIMCVRDSKNKVIEGDPDKVMRVNYVWVLCRDPAELNPKAAWRLLELSASSVEQLI encoded by the exons ATG catgCATGTCGACAGTTATACAGCCCAGCACGGTGGAAATGTGCAATTccaattattaatttgaaacagACGTTATACTTCAACAGACCAGATCAG TACACCGTGCGAGAATGTCGGCACTACTCGGCACGGAAGGGTTTCTTCTCCTCCATCATCGAGAACATCAAGGACGAGATGGCCAAGAACAAGGAGATGAAGGACAATATCAAGAAATTCAGGGAGGAGGCACAGAAGCTAGAGAACTCAGAAGCCTTAATG GCTGCCAGAAAAAAGTTCCATGCGGTTGAATCGGAAGCTTCCAAGAGTTCAGAAGTATTAAAGGAAACATTGGAGGGAATAAAGGGCAAGATGGAGCATGTCATTGAAGAAGCTAGCAAAACTGAGATCGCCAGGAAAGCTG GTCAAATCAAGGAAGATTTATCGAAGACAGCGAAAGGCGCAGCTGAAAGCATAGCTGACACGGGATCTAAACTGGGTCAGACAAGTGCTTTCAGAACTATTTCACAT GCGACAGCAGTAGTGAAAGAGGAGATCTCGCCTCGAGGACTGGAGGGCCGCGTCTACATGGCGCCCATTGCCCTACGGAAACGCATTGAG GTTGCTTCTGACGAGCGCACGTTCGCTCCAGACACTGAGACTGTAGGCGTGGAGCTGCACAAAGACTCCAAGTTCTACCAGCAGTGGGAGAGCTTCAAGAACAACAACCAATATTTCAACAAG GTACTAGATTGGAAGATAAAATACGAAGAGTCCGACAACCCCGTAGTTAAGGCTTCACGATTCGTCACTGAGAAAGTAAGCAGTTTGTTTGGTAATATATTCGAGAAAACCGAATTGTCCATGACCCTCACCGAAATATGCAAGATCGACCCCAACTTCACGTCACAGAAGTTCTTAGAGGACTGTGCGAACGATATCATACCGAATATTCTCGAAGCAATGGTACGAGGAGATTTGGAAATTCTCAAAGATTGGTGCTACGAAGGCGTATTCAACATCCTGGCCACACCCATCAAGCAGTGCAAACAGCTCGGGTATCACTTAGACTCTAAGATCCTGGACATCGAACAGATCGAACTCGTCATGGGCAAAATGATGGACCAGGGTCCAGTTCTAGTCATAACATTCCAGTCACAGCAGATCATGTGCGTGAGAGACAGTAAGAACAAAGTGATAGAGGGCGACCCCGACAAGGTGATGCGCGTCAACTACGTGTGGGTGCTGTGCCGGGACCCCGCCGAGCTCAACCCCAAGGCGGCCTGGAGACTGCTCGAGCTGTCCGCCAGCAGCGTAGAACAATTAATATAG